In Desulfonatronovibrio hydrogenovorans DSM 9292, a single genomic region encodes these proteins:
- a CDS encoding type II secretion system F family protein, protein MPIFIYKARTRTGRKIKGDLDAPSLDMAENVLRRRGLAEIRVKPKPKDILEGTFLEGRVTSRDMVVFSRQFSTMINAGVPILQSLQVMCEQTENKILRRKLYEIKSDIEGGASLYDGLNRHKDVFDDLYTNMVDAGETGGVLDVVLERLAQYIEKAARLKAKVKSALIYPGVIIAVAVAVIAIILIFVIPTFEQMFAEFGGTLPAPTQIVINLSRFSKDNFLYIILGAIGAVIAFRLFYRWERGKIIVDNWILFVPVFGPLLRKVAVARFSRTLSTMISSGVPILSALDIVSRTSGNKTVELGVQQAKKSISEGQGLAEPLDDTGIFPPMVIHMISIGESTGALDNMLGKIADFFDDEVDVAVDTLTSLIEPIMIVILGVIVGGLVISMYLPIFQIADVVA, encoded by the coding sequence ATGCCGATATTCATCTACAAGGCCAGGACCAGGACAGGCAGGAAAATCAAGGGAGATCTCGATGCTCCCAGCCTGGACATGGCGGAAAACGTCCTGCGCAGAAGGGGACTGGCTGAAATCAGGGTCAAACCCAAGCCCAAGGACATTCTTGAAGGAACCTTTCTTGAAGGAAGGGTCACTTCCAGGGACATGGTGGTATTCAGCAGACAGTTCTCCACCATGATCAATGCAGGCGTTCCCATTCTCCAATCCCTGCAGGTCATGTGCGAACAGACTGAAAACAAGATACTCAGGCGAAAACTCTATGAGATCAAAAGTGATATTGAAGGCGGAGCCTCTCTTTATGACGGGCTGAACAGGCATAAGGATGTTTTTGACGACCTGTACACCAACATGGTGGATGCCGGAGAAACAGGAGGAGTCCTGGACGTGGTCCTGGAGCGGCTGGCCCAGTATATTGAAAAGGCAGCCAGGCTCAAGGCCAAGGTCAAGAGTGCCCTGATCTATCCCGGGGTGATCATTGCAGTGGCAGTGGCGGTTATCGCCATAATTCTTATTTTTGTCATCCCGACCTTTGAGCAGATGTTTGCTGAATTCGGCGGAACTCTGCCGGCTCCCACCCAGATTGTTATCAATCTCAGCCGGTTCTCCAAGGACAACTTTCTTTATATCATCCTGGGGGCCATTGGAGCAGTGATTGCGTTCAGGCTTTTTTACCGCTGGGAACGGGGCAAGATTATTGTTGATAACTGGATTCTTTTTGTTCCGGTCTTTGGGCCGCTGCTGCGCAAAGTGGCTGTGGCCAGGTTCAGCCGGACCCTGAGCACCATGATTTCTTCCGGTGTCCCGATTCTGAGCGCCCTGGATATAGTTTCTAGGACATCAGGCAACAAGACTGTTGAGCTTGGGGTGCAGCAGGCCAAAAAAAGCATATCCGAAGGCCAGGGCTTGGCAGAGCCCCTTGATGATACCGGGATCTTTCCGCCCATGGTCATCCACATGATCTCCATAGGTGAGTCCACCGGAGCCCTGGACAATATGCTGGGCAAGATTGCTGATTTTTTTGACGATGAAGTGGATGTGGCAGTGGATACCCTGACCTCGCTTATCGAACCGATCATGATTGTGATCCTGGGGGTAATTGTGGGCGGTCTGGTCATCAGCATGTACCTTCCCATCTTTCAGATAGCTGATGTGGTGGCCTGA
- a CDS encoding VOC family protein yields the protein MEVMCIAGFATITKDPAASESLYQKALGLPLETMGDYRFMDKFPGANHFGVWPLSMAAQSCFGQDEWPESVPEPTATIEFELADAAAVEAAVQEMKENGQEFVHESRTEPWGQIVARFMSPEGVLVGLSYAPWLHE from the coding sequence ATGGAAGTTATGTGTATTGCCGGTTTTGCTACAATAACAAAGGACCCGGCAGCAAGTGAGTCCCTGTACCAGAAGGCGCTAGGCCTGCCGCTTGAAACGATGGGCGATTATCGTTTTATGGATAAGTTTCCTGGAGCGAATCATTTTGGTGTATGGCCCTTATCAATGGCCGCCCAGTCTTGTTTTGGGCAGGATGAATGGCCGGAGAGTGTTCCTGAGCCCACAGCAACTATAGAATTCGAGCTGGCTGATGCCGCTGCTGTGGAGGCGGCAGTACAGGAAATGAAAGAGAATGGGCAGGAGTTTGTACACGAATCCCGGACTGAACCGTGGGGACAGATAGTCGCAAGGTTCATGAGTCCCGAAGGTGTATTGGTGGGACTGAGCTATGCACCATGGCTTCATGAGTGA